The following proteins come from a genomic window of Rhodothermales bacterium:
- a CDS encoding PHP domain-containing protein: MIQTGIQYDLHMHSNASDGVFLPAHLVKIAVSIGLSGIAITDHDTLAGVDEGGMAAAAAGLEFIPGVEISAQMDGHEVHLLAYGFRVGHSGLTDFLEEQRQARRARAVRFIEVLVDAGALPSDVVLPDHDSIARPHLAGLLVEHGSAGTMQDAFTDFLVPGASTYVEKPLPTGPDVIRTVHDADGVVALAHPGHSTPHRVILALLAAGLDGLEASHPSHDDMLETYYRDLAHAHGLLCTGGSDFHRPERGHMGSNGLNKLPPRLRPAARTP, from the coding sequence ATGATTCAAACGGGCATCCAATATGACCTGCATATGCACTCCAACGCATCGGATGGCGTGTTTCTGCCTGCGCATCTGGTGAAGATAGCCGTGTCCATCGGATTGTCGGGAATAGCCATCACCGATCACGACACCCTGGCCGGTGTGGATGAGGGCGGCATGGCCGCGGCCGCAGCCGGGCTGGAGTTCATACCGGGCGTTGAAATCAGTGCCCAGATGGACGGGCATGAGGTCCATTTGCTCGCGTATGGCTTCCGAGTGGGCCATTCCGGACTGACCGATTTCCTCGAGGAGCAGCGCCAGGCCCGCCGGGCACGGGCCGTTCGTTTCATCGAGGTCCTCGTGGATGCCGGTGCATTGCCGTCCGATGTGGTCCTGCCCGACCATGATTCCATCGCGCGGCCGCATCTGGCCGGTCTGTTGGTGGAGCATGGATCGGCAGGCACCATGCAAGACGCGTTTACGGATTTCCTGGTGCCAGGCGCTTCCACGTACGTTGAGAAACCACTCCCGACGGGGCCCGATGTCATCCGAACGGTCCACGACGCCGACGGCGTGGTAGCTCTTGCCCATCCAGGTCATTCCACGCCGCATCGAGTCATCCTGGCCCTGCTGGCGGCCGGTCTGGACGGCCTGGAAGCGTCGCATCCATCCCATGACGACATGTTGGAGACGTACTACCGGGACCTGGCCCATGCGCACGGGCTGCTCTGCACGGGCGGGTCGGATTTCCACAGGCCCGAGCGGGGCCACATGGGATCGAATGGGCTCAACAAACTCCCGCCGCGGCTTCGGCCAGCGGCGCGAACCCCGTGA
- a CDS encoding HIT domain-containing protein, whose translation MEHLWSPWRNRHVTRSSDNGDSVFTDIAERQTDEEDLVLYRGRTAFVLLNLYPYNNGHLLVVPYRKVSHWSDLTPDEQLEMTQLMGDSMQWLSRALHPDGFNVGMNIGPGAGAGIPGHIHMHIVPRWTADTNFMPVTAHTKVLPESLQDTWRKLRAVAGQPG comes from the coding sequence GTGGAACACCTCTGGAGCCCCTGGCGAAACCGGCACGTAACCCGATCCTCGGACAACGGGGATTCCGTGTTCACCGACATCGCGGAGCGCCAGACGGATGAGGAAGATCTGGTCCTGTATCGTGGTCGCACGGCTTTTGTTCTCCTGAACCTGTATCCGTACAACAATGGCCACCTTCTTGTCGTACCGTACCGGAAGGTGTCCCATTGGTCAGACCTGACCCCGGATGAACAACTGGAAATGACACAACTCATGGGAGACAGCATGCAGTGGCTCAGCCGGGCGCTGCACCCGGACGGGTTCAACGTCGGTATGAACATCGGTCCGGGGGCCGGGGCCGGGATTCCCGGACACATCCACATGCACATCGTCCCGCGCTGGACTGCCGATACCAACTTCATGCCGGTCACCGCCCATACGAAGGTCCTCCCGGAAAGTCTGCAGGACACCTGGCGCAAGCTGCGCGCCGTAGCCGGACAACCCGGATGA
- a CDS encoding lysylphosphatidylglycerol synthase transmembrane domain-containing protein, translating into MTSLPPDRSHHVSAFNIIWPVVLSLGVMGIIAWYTYDEGAIREMVHAVNPWIMAAAVLSVVVRVLTGGWRLSFVSRHRLSFRQGLRAQLAWDFASNVTPSVVGGAPVAAYYIARESEVDTAGKTPISMGEVTAMMTFTMLLDQVWFALTVPLVLISAVFLEVIPSEAGRFGLWTITAYFVVFMCYTGVFAYGTLFRPAILGRIADVVCRLPLLRRYRERVAREMETFVERASVLRHQPGDFFLRGLLLSSFTWVSRYVLVVLIFWSFVPDVDKWLLFLRSVAMTMSSLIMPTPGGAGGIEGLYALFYGSMLPDTALLAPSLLVWRFLGYYIFLILGIGLSTRHIQRRVLKKSL; encoded by the coding sequence ATGACTTCATTGCCTCCCGACCGGTCACACCACGTCTCGGCTTTCAATATCATCTGGCCGGTGGTGTTGAGTCTGGGCGTCATGGGCATCATTGCCTGGTACACGTACGACGAAGGTGCCATCCGGGAAATGGTCCATGCCGTGAACCCATGGATCATGGCCGCTGCCGTCCTGTCGGTCGTCGTTCGGGTGCTCACCGGGGGATGGCGATTGAGTTTCGTTTCCCGGCATCGGCTGTCCTTCCGGCAGGGGTTGCGCGCCCAGTTGGCATGGGACTTCGCCTCCAACGTGACGCCGTCGGTCGTGGGTGGTGCTCCGGTCGCCGCGTATTACATAGCCCGCGAGTCGGAAGTGGATACCGCCGGGAAGACGCCCATCAGCATGGGCGAAGTGACCGCCATGATGACCTTCACCATGCTCCTGGACCAGGTCTGGTTCGCGCTCACCGTCCCGCTCGTCTTGATTTCAGCGGTATTCCTTGAAGTCATTCCGAGTGAAGCGGGTCGATTCGGGTTGTGGACGATTACGGCGTATTTCGTCGTTTTCATGTGCTATACCGGTGTTTTTGCATACGGAACCCTCTTCCGACCCGCCATCCTCGGCCGGATTGCCGATGTCGTGTGCCGCCTGCCTTTGTTGCGGCGATACCGGGAACGCGTAGCCCGGGAAATGGAGACCTTCGTGGAACGGGCTTCGGTGCTTCGACATCAGCCGGGTGATTTTTTCCTGCGTGGACTGTTGTTGTCTTCCTTCACCTGGGTATCCCGGTACGTTCTGGTCGTCCTGATCTTCTGGAGCTTTGTCCCGGATGTCGACAAGTGGCTGCTCTTCCTGCGCTCAGTTGCCATGACCATGAGTTCCCTGATCATGCCGACACCCGGCGGCGCCGGCGGAATTGAAGGACTTTATGCCTTGTTCTACGGCTCCATGCTGCCCGACACCGCCCTGCTGGCGCCATCCCTGCTCGTGTGGCGCTTCCTGGGATACTACATCTTCCTCATCCTGGGCATCGGGCTCTCCACCCGGCACATCCAACGTCGCGTCCTCAAGAAGTCGCTGTGA
- a CDS encoding DUF72 domain-containing protein, which produces MSIRKEIEAFDFRHIHPDVYFGTASDRYAGWIGQIYSPAWENRITSRKRTLGGRRFEERQVPIESVGEYFEHFRALELDFTFYRVLVEPDGKAGPNWFVLKHYADSAPDDARFYLKAPQQVFARILRDGKGYRDNPDYLNVAMFVKGFMEPARALLGDRLGGVICEQEYQRKAESPPVAEHVAALDAFFEAVKSGSGEDPGKDLGCHLEIRSPHLLQPDYFDWLATAGIGHVFSHWTWLPPLRDQWAMSGHRLTSARKEVVARLLTPLRVPYAKAYAAAWPFDRPIPEIADSKGGQDMVLDAVALGMQALKHDSAPIILLNNRAWGSAPDLARKVAERLVEELER; this is translated from the coding sequence GTGAGCATCCGCAAAGAAATCGAAGCCTTCGATTTCCGGCACATCCATCCGGACGTGTACTTCGGAACGGCCAGCGATCGATACGCCGGTTGGATCGGACAGATCTATTCGCCTGCGTGGGAAAACCGGATCACATCCCGCAAGCGGACACTCGGCGGTCGGCGCTTCGAAGAGCGTCAGGTACCCATTGAGAGCGTGGGCGAATACTTCGAGCACTTCCGGGCGTTGGAATTGGACTTCACCTTCTACCGCGTCCTGGTGGAACCGGACGGGAAGGCCGGACCGAACTGGTTCGTCCTGAAGCACTATGCGGACAGTGCGCCCGATGACGCGCGATTCTATCTGAAGGCACCGCAACAGGTCTTCGCCCGCATTCTTCGCGATGGCAAGGGATATCGGGACAATCCGGATTACCTGAATGTGGCCATGTTCGTGAAGGGGTTCATGGAACCGGCCCGGGCGTTGCTCGGCGACCGGCTGGGCGGCGTGATCTGTGAGCAGGAATACCAGCGGAAGGCTGAATCGCCGCCGGTCGCCGAGCATGTGGCGGCTCTGGACGCGTTCTTTGAGGCGGTCAAGTCCGGGTCGGGGGAGGATCCGGGGAAGGATCTGGGGTGTCATCTGGAAATCCGCTCCCCCCACTTGCTCCAGCCGGACTATTTCGATTGGCTGGCGACGGCGGGCATCGGCCATGTGTTCAGCCACTGGACCTGGCTGCCTCCCTTGCGTGACCAGTGGGCGATGTCCGGTCACCGGTTGACATCGGCACGGAAAGAAGTGGTTGCCCGGTTGCTGACGCCGCTGCGCGTTCCCTACGCCAAGGCGTACGCGGCCGCCTGGCCATTTGACAGACCCATACCGGAAATTGCCGATTCCAAAGGTGGTCAGGATATGGTCCTGGATGCCGTCGCGTTGGGCATGCAAGCGTTGAAGCACGACAGCGCGCCCATCATCCTGCTGAACAACCGCGCGTGGGGCAGCGCACCGGATCTGGCCCGGAAAGTGGCCGAACGCCTGGTGGAGGAACTTGAGCGCTGA
- a CDS encoding phosphomannose isomerase type II C-terminal cupin domain, protein MPENFLDADDRPWGRWEEYLNEPGYRVKRIVVAPGQRLSLQRHRLRSEHWVIVAGEGLFHLDGTDRPVETGSTVFIPVGGIHRITNPGTKPLLIVETQLGICDEDDIERLEDDYGRS, encoded by the coding sequence ATGCCTGAAAACTTCCTCGATGCCGATGACCGCCCCTGGGGACGCTGGGAAGAGTACCTCAATGAGCCGGGTTACCGGGTCAAACGGATCGTGGTGGCGCCGGGGCAGCGACTTTCCTTGCAGCGGCACCGGTTGCGGAGCGAGCATTGGGTGATCGTGGCCGGGGAGGGCCTGTTCCATCTGGATGGGACGGATCGGCCGGTCGAGACGGGATCCACCGTCTTCATTCCGGTGGGCGGCATCCACCGGATCACGAATCCCGGCACCAAGCCCCTGCTGATTGTCGAGACGCAGCTCGGCATCTGCGACGAAGACGACATCGAACGCCTGGAAGACGATTACGGCCGGAGCTGA
- a CDS encoding Na+/H+ antiporter NhaC family protein, translating to MNPSSQSSLRFLVVFFLVLVSGLVVRQADAQSWGISGPDVALTGIPFDVKLDISRDSLALSFYEVVVDGQSYAVTLTDDDEVVAEGVLSEVSGATSITLLRQGVLVASRDIHKLPPWTSILPPLMAIVIALIFKRVVPALFLGIWLGAFLAIGISFEGVFTGLFAAFQVYVLNALANPDHASIILFTFMIGGMVGIISRNGGMQGVVNQIVKWAKTAVKGQVATAGLGVAIFFDDYANTLVVGNTMRPVTDRLRISREKLAYLVDSTAAPVACIALVTTWIGYEVGLIGTAVANLDGLDESAYALFLASIPYSFYPVLAIAFVFMVSLTRLDFGPMYAAELRARTTGEVMSPGSLATETGVDADETAPKEGVPHRMINAVLPVVVLVVGVMVGLYVTGDGDNLRDIIGSANSYKALMWASLLGVLVAAVLSVSQRILTVTEVMESWYSGLKGMLFAMIILVLAWSLSSITDVLQTADFLVSVLGDTVSPSFIPAIVFLLSAATAFATGSSWGTMGILLPLVLPLAWAVMVVNDMVAVHDYHILYSTISCVLAGSVWGDHCSPISDTTILSSMASGCDHIEHVRTQLPYALMVGGVALLLGTIPAGFGLPWWVSMLGGGIVLFAILRTVGRKADDAPVTA from the coding sequence ATGAACCCCAGTTCCCAATCCAGCCTCCGATTCCTGGTCGTATTTTTCCTGGTACTGGTTTCCGGTCTTGTCGTCCGGCAGGCAGACGCCCAGAGTTGGGGCATTTCGGGCCCCGATGTGGCCCTCACGGGCATCCCGTTCGACGTGAAACTGGATATTTCCCGTGATTCCCTGGCCCTGTCCTTCTATGAGGTGGTCGTGGATGGGCAGTCCTATGCTGTCACGTTGACGGACGACGATGAAGTAGTGGCCGAAGGCGTTCTTTCCGAGGTTTCGGGGGCCACGTCAATCACGCTGTTGCGCCAGGGTGTGTTGGTGGCTTCCAGGGATATCCACAAGCTGCCGCCGTGGACGTCCATCCTGCCACCGCTCATGGCCATCGTGATCGCGCTCATTTTCAAACGCGTGGTCCCGGCCCTTTTCCTCGGGATATGGCTCGGGGCGTTCCTGGCCATCGGTATCTCGTTCGAGGGGGTCTTTACCGGTCTGTTTGCCGCATTCCAGGTGTATGTGCTGAATGCGCTGGCCAATCCGGATCACGCATCCATCATCCTGTTCACGTTCATGATCGGGGGCATGGTCGGCATCATTTCCAGGAATGGCGGCATGCAAGGGGTGGTCAATCAGATCGTGAAATGGGCCAAGACGGCTGTCAAAGGGCAAGTCGCAACCGCCGGGCTGGGTGTGGCCATCTTCTTCGACGACTACGCCAACACCCTCGTGGTCGGAAATACCATGCGCCCGGTGACCGACCGGCTCCGTATTTCGCGGGAAAAACTGGCGTACCTGGTGGATTCAACAGCGGCACCGGTCGCCTGTATTGCGCTCGTGACCACGTGGATCGGATACGAGGTCGGACTCATCGGTACCGCGGTCGCCAACCTGGACGGACTGGACGAATCGGCCTATGCCCTCTTCCTGGCATCCATCCCGTATTCGTTTTACCCGGTCCTGGCCATTGCCTTCGTGTTCATGGTGTCCCTGACCAGGCTGGATTTCGGACCCATGTACGCCGCCGAGTTGCGTGCGCGCACGACGGGCGAGGTCATGTCGCCAGGCAGTCTGGCAACCGAGACGGGTGTGGACGCCGACGAAACGGCTCCGAAAGAGGGCGTCCCCCACCGTATGATCAACGCGGTGCTGCCTGTGGTTGTCCTCGTGGTTGGCGTCATGGTCGGCCTCTACGTTACCGGTGATGGGGACAATCTGCGGGACATCATTGGTTCGGCGAATTCCTACAAGGCGCTCATGTGGGCCTCCCTGCTGGGTGTGCTCGTGGCCGCGGTCCTGTCGGTATCCCAGCGGATCCTGACCGTGACGGAAGTCATGGAATCCTGGTACAGCGGCCTGAAGGGCATGCTGTTTGCCATGATTATCCTGGTCCTCGCTTGGTCGCTGTCGTCGATCACGGATGTCCTGCAAACCGCCGACTTCCTGGTGTCGGTCCTTGGCGATACTGTCAGCCCGTCGTTCATTCCGGCCATTGTTTTCCTGCTGTCTGCTGCCACGGCCTTCGCCACCGGTTCGAGCTGGGGCACCATGGGCATCCTTCTGCCCCTGGTGTTGCCCTTGGCCTGGGCGGTCATGGTCGTGAATGACATGGTGGCCGTGCATGATTACCACATTCTGTACTCCACCATTTCGTGTGTCCTCGCCGGATCGGTCTGGGGTGACCATTGCTCCCCGATTTCGGACACCACCATCCTTTCGTCCATGGCGTCCGGCTGTGATCACATTGAGCACGTCCGGACCCAGCTGCCGTACGCTCTGATGGTGGGCGGGGTCGCGCTCCTTCTGGGTACCATTCCGGCCGGATTCGGTCTGCCTTGGTGGGTGTCCATGCTGGGAGGCGGCATTGTCCTTTTTGCCATACTCCGGACCGTGGGCAGGAAGGCGGATGACGCCCCGGTGACGGCATGA
- the upp gene encoding uracil phosphoribosyltransferase, which translates to MSAGVTVVDHPLLGRDLTRLRRATTPYGDFRQILAGASAYLAYEALRTVRVRQVTVQTPLEPAAGIELDEQVVVVPILRAGLGMVDGFIRFLPDARVGHLGMYRDETTHNPVDYYANYPEGLRDALVVVVDPMLATGGSACGAIQHLKDHGARRLIMVSLVSAPEGIERLHTAHPDVHVVTAAIDRELDANAFIRPGLGDAGDRIFGTS; encoded by the coding sequence ATGTCGGCAGGCGTAACGGTCGTTGACCATCCGTTGCTCGGGCGTGATCTGACACGATTGCGGCGGGCGACGACGCCGTATGGCGACTTCCGGCAGATACTGGCGGGAGCGTCGGCCTATCTGGCGTACGAGGCGCTCCGGACCGTCCGCGTACGCCAGGTGACGGTACAGACACCCCTGGAACCGGCAGCAGGCATCGAACTGGACGAACAGGTCGTTGTCGTGCCCATCCTGCGGGCCGGTCTCGGCATGGTGGACGGATTCATCCGCTTCCTGCCCGATGCACGCGTCGGTCACCTGGGCATGTATCGGGACGAAACGACCCACAATCCGGTGGACTATTACGCAAATTATCCGGAAGGTCTCCGGGATGCGTTGGTCGTGGTGGTGGACCCCATGTTGGCCACCGGGGGAAGTGCCTGTGGTGCCATCCAGCACCTCAAGGACCACGGCGCACGCCGGCTGATCATGGTATCGTTGGTATCGGCGCCCGAAGGCATTGAGCGTCTGCACACCGCGCATCCGGATGTGCACGTAGTGACCGCTGCCATAGACCGTGAATTGGATGCCAACGCCTTCATCCGCCCGGGACTGGGTGATGCCGGCGATCGCATCTTTGGAACCTCTTGA
- a CDS encoding sodium:alanine symporter family protein: MELLAHVIDVINGYLSPVLVIGLLGVGIFLTLRLGFVQLRRLGHGFAVTTGRYDDDSEPGDVSHFQALTTALSATVGIGNIAGVALAIHWGGPGALFWMWVTAFLGMATKFSEVTLAQHYRVEMEGGKMAGSVAGGPMYYIERGVKDVFGWNWKPVAMFFAFMLMITSFMTGNAIQANTVATQVADNFGIATWMTGLLTATVVGTVIIGGISRIGRVTSILAPVMAGLYVTAALVILALNLENILPAFGTIFSEAFNPTAGVAGTGMGVFMFTLQYGVQRGLFSNEAGQGSAPIAHSAAKTDEPVSEGVVALLEPFIDTIVICTMTGLVIVMTGAHEARIPTEIGLTDGNVSFVEANENGRIVTTLPPELYTVTNGAPTATPDMPRMAYFDVAVETFYVDPDQTIPFSGVIYPGTARAVSDDGTEYAVLFGDAARNSSPLTTLGFERGLEPIGLGGVGRYLVLICVFLFAISTAISWSYYGDRCANYLWGKKAIVPYKIVFLIFHFVGAVLAITTIWDIGDVALSLVTLPNVITLVLLSGLLKKITDSYFERQPWKSQPKEVERQSRGHK, encoded by the coding sequence ATGGAACTGCTCGCACACGTTATTGACGTCATCAATGGATACCTGTCACCTGTACTGGTGATCGGTCTGCTCGGCGTCGGCATCTTCTTGACCCTCCGACTCGGTTTTGTCCAGCTCCGCCGACTCGGGCATGGATTCGCCGTCACGACTGGCCGTTACGATGACGACTCGGAGCCGGGCGATGTGTCGCATTTCCAGGCCCTCACGACGGCACTCTCTGCGACGGTCGGCATCGGCAACATTGCAGGCGTGGCGCTGGCCATCCACTGGGGAGGCCCCGGCGCCCTGTTCTGGATGTGGGTTACGGCGTTCCTGGGCATGGCCACGAAATTCAGTGAGGTCACCCTGGCCCAGCATTACCGCGTGGAAATGGAAGGCGGCAAGATGGCCGGTTCCGTCGCGGGTGGCCCCATGTATTACATCGAGCGGGGCGTCAAGGACGTGTTCGGGTGGAATTGGAAGCCCGTCGCCATGTTCTTTGCCTTCATGCTCATGATCACGTCGTTCATGACGGGGAATGCCATCCAGGCCAATACCGTCGCGACGCAGGTTGCGGACAACTTCGGCATTGCCACGTGGATGACCGGCCTGTTGACGGCGACCGTCGTGGGTACGGTCATCATTGGCGGGATATCCCGGATTGGCCGCGTGACCAGCATCCTTGCGCCGGTCATGGCCGGCCTGTATGTGACGGCCGCATTGGTCATCCTGGCCCTCAACCTGGAAAACATTCTGCCGGCGTTCGGGACCATTTTCAGCGAAGCGTTCAATCCGACGGCCGGTGTTGCCGGTACCGGAATGGGCGTGTTCATGTTCACGCTCCAGTACGGTGTGCAGCGGGGACTCTTCTCCAACGAGGCGGGACAGGGTTCGGCCCCTATTGCCCACTCGGCGGCAAAGACGGATGAGCCCGTGTCGGAAGGCGTCGTGGCATTGCTCGAGCCGTTCATCGATACGATTGTCATCTGCACCATGACCGGGCTGGTCATCGTCATGACCGGTGCGCACGAGGCGCGTATTCCAACGGAAATCGGTCTGACGGACGGGAATGTGTCCTTCGTGGAAGCCAACGAGAACGGCCGGATTGTCACGACCCTGCCTCCGGAACTCTATACCGTCACGAACGGGGCGCCAACCGCCACACCGGACATGCCCCGCATGGCCTACTTCGATGTGGCCGTGGAAACATTCTACGTCGACCCGGACCAGACCATCCCGTTCTCGGGCGTCATTTATCCGGGTACCGCCCGAGCGGTATCGGATGACGGGACGGAATACGCCGTGCTCTTCGGCGACGCGGCCCGGAATTCATCGCCACTCACGACCCTCGGATTCGAGCGCGGGCTGGAGCCCATCGGCCTGGGTGGCGTCGGACGGTACCTGGTGTTGATCTGCGTCTTCCTGTTCGCGATCTCAACGGCCATTTCGTGGAGCTACTACGGTGACCGCTGTGCCAACTATCTGTGGGGCAAGAAAGCCATCGTGCCCTACAAGATCGTCTTCCTGATTTTCCACTTCGTCGGAGCGGTCCTGGCCATCACGACCATCTGGGACATCGGGGACGTGGCCCTGTCGCTGGTGACACTTCCGAACGTCATCACGCTCGTGCTGCTCTCCGGATTGTTGAAAAAGATCACGGACAGCTACTTCGAGCGCCAGCCCTGGAAGTCGCAGCCCAAGGAAGTCGAGCGTCAGAGCCGCGGTCACAAATAA
- a CDS encoding ATP-binding cassette domain-containing protein produces MIELQDVSVTYPLPDGSEKPVLENVSLKIGRGEFVYLVGPTGSGKSSLLKLLYRDAKPGNGSVRIADFVSTGKEDDDTPYLRRAIGIVFQDFQLLPDRNVYDNIAFAQYVTGKSGKDVKNRVLQVLARVGLSHKRNRFPHELSGGEQQRVVIARAIVNEPWVVLADEPTGNLDPGVADEIQKLLVGLHRNGMTVLMATHDYRLVRKYPSRTLAVLNRRIVEVDPKSLSSADR; encoded by the coding sequence ATGATTGAACTCCAGGATGTATCGGTCACCTATCCTTTGCCGGACGGAAGCGAGAAGCCGGTCCTGGAGAACGTATCGCTCAAAATCGGCCGGGGGGAGTTCGTGTACCTCGTTGGACCGACCGGCAGCGGAAAATCTTCGCTCCTGAAGCTGCTGTATCGCGATGCAAAGCCGGGAAATGGTTCGGTCCGGATTGCGGACTTCGTATCGACCGGGAAAGAAGACGACGATACACCGTACCTGCGCCGCGCCATCGGGATCGTGTTCCAGGATTTCCAGCTGTTGCCGGACCGGAATGTGTACGACAACATCGCGTTTGCCCAGTATGTTACCGGGAAATCAGGAAAGGACGTCAAGAACCGTGTACTGCAGGTTCTGGCCCGTGTGGGTTTGAGCCACAAGCGCAACCGGTTTCCCCATGAGCTTTCCGGCGGTGAGCAACAGCGGGTGGTGATTGCGCGCGCCATCGTGAATGAGCCGTGGGTAGTGCTGGCCGACGAGCCGACCGGAAACCTGGATCCGGGGGTCGCGGATGAAATCCAGAAACTGTTGGTGGGACTGCACCGGAACGGGATGACCGTTCTCATGGCGACCCATGATTACCGGTTGGTCCGCAAGTATCCGTCCCGTACGCTCGCGGTCCTGAATCGCCGCATCGTGGAAGTGGATCCGAAGAGTCTTTCATCGGCAGATCGGTAG
- a CDS encoding class I SAM-dependent methyltransferase translates to MHVEPYTVLAGIYDEVMDYVDHEAWADYIHHMLDEHDLNPDVVVELGCGTGMFAEEFLRRRRVSYVATDGSEDMLAIARQRLPESVTATRLVYPGAPLDEAVMGGQRADACILLYDGMNYLLTEEAVEGMLAQVRGMLAPDGFLVFDQSTPANSVNNAEFFEDEDELEEGSYKRTSHYDPETGLHTTVFEITTPSGSFVEEHVERAWTFDTIRALLQRSGWTVLAAYDGFSLDPADGEAERIHWVVRP, encoded by the coding sequence ATGCACGTTGAACCCTATACCGTCCTTGCCGGCATCTATGATGAGGTCATGGATTACGTGGACCATGAGGCATGGGCCGACTATATCCACCACATGCTGGACGAGCATGACCTGAATCCCGATGTCGTGGTGGAACTGGGCTGCGGAACCGGCATGTTTGCCGAGGAATTCCTGCGCCGGCGACGCGTTTCCTACGTGGCCACCGACGGGTCGGAAGATATGCTGGCCATCGCGCGGCAGCGTCTGCCGGAATCGGTCACTGCAACCCGGCTGGTCTATCCCGGAGCCCCGCTCGATGAAGCTGTCATGGGCGGACAACGTGCCGACGCGTGCATCCTCCTTTACGATGGCATGAATTACCTCCTCACGGAGGAGGCGGTGGAGGGGATGCTGGCCCAGGTGCGTGGCATGCTGGCGCCGGATGGGTTCCTGGTGTTCGATCAATCGACACCGGCAAATTCCGTGAACAATGCGGAGTTCTTCGAGGATGAGGACGAGCTTGAGGAAGGATCCTACAAGCGCACCAGCCACTATGACCCCGAAACGGGGTTGCATACGACGGTGTTCGAAATCACGACACCGTCCGGTTCGTTCGTGGAAGAGCATGTGGAGCGTGCCTGGACCTTCGATACCATTCGTGCCCTGCTGCAGCGGAGCGGCTGGACGGTACTGGCCGCCTATGACGGTTTTTCGCTCGATCCTGCGGATGGAGAAGCCGAGCGCATCCATTGGGTCGTGCGGCCATGA